The DNA sequence TTATATCACGAGCTAACCCAGGCCCGATAACTCTTTCGCCCATTGCTAATATATTTGTGTCATTATGTTCTCTTGTTGCTTTGGCACTAAATGTATCATGAACAAGCGCACAACGAATGCCTTTTACTTTATTCGCAGCAATAGACATACCAATTCCTGTACCACAGACTAGGATGCCCCTATCCACTTCTTTTTCAACGACTTTTTTTGCGACTGGTAATGCATAATCTGGGTAATCTACCGAATCAGTGCAGTCACAGCCTACATCTTCATAGCTAATTCCCATTTCATCCATCAATGCTTTTAGTTCCTCTTTAATGTTAATTCCACCATGATCAGAGCCAATTGCTACTTTCACACTTCTTCCACCTTTCTCTTGCTTCCATCTTTTCTCTTTAGTTGCATCATATCTGTTAATGATTTATCGATCAACTGTTTTTACTGTTCTAATGCTTCTGGTAGCTTGTTCACTAATCTTTCTATTTCCGCAGCTGTTGTTCGGTATGTTTCAACCGGTCCGCCGAATGGGTCTTGAATATCCTTATCGACTTCAGCCCCTTCAACAAACTCCTTAAGTGTATATAGTTTAGGGAGAGCATCCGGAAATCTTTGCAAAATGGCATATTTGTGTCCTTCTGTCATCGTTAGGATTACCGTGGCCCAATTGATAAGTTCTTCGGTAAGCTGTTGTGACGAATGATCGCATTCCAAACCTTTTTCGGTGAGAACTTGTTTTGTCCCGTCTGAAGCATCACTTCCTACGGATGCGAACACCCCTGCTGATTTTACATCAATGGTTGGGTCTTGCTTTTGGCGAAGCATCATTTCAGCTATTGGACTACGACACGTATTTCCTGTGCAAACGAACAAAACATTTTTCATGTAGTAGCACCCCTATTCGTTTCTTTATATTTTATGGTATTAATAGTTTAATTCCAAATCCAAGTAAAATACAACCGCCGAGCAGTTCGCCGTATGAGCCAATGATACCTTTAAATTTTGAACCTGTTAAAAGACCTGCCCAAGCAAGCAACATACTCATTACCCCAAAGGAAAGAACAGTCAGAACGGTTTTCGCTCCTAATACTCCTAAGCTCAACCCTGCCGAAAAACTGTCAAGGCTTACTGTGATTGCAAATACAAGTAGTCCGATTCCTTCCGGAGAAGCCATTCGTGATTCTTCCTCGCTTTTTAAAGAGGAATACGCCATTTGCAATCCCAAAAAGACAAGC is a window from the Bacillus alkalicellulosilyticus genome containing:
- a CDS encoding low molecular weight protein arginine phosphatase; the encoded protein is MKNVLFVCTGNTCRSPIAEMMLRQKQDPTIDVKSAGVFASVGSDASDGTKQVLTEKGLECDHSSQQLTEELINWATVILTMTEGHKYAILQRFPDALPKLYTLKEFVEGAEVDKDIQDPFGGPVETYRTTAAEIERLVNKLPEALEQ
- the rpiB gene encoding ribose 5-phosphate isomerase B, whose amino-acid sequence is MKVAIGSDHGGINIKEELKALMDEMGISYEDVGCDCTDSVDYPDYALPVAKKVVEKEVDRGILVCGTGIGMSIAANKVKGIRCALVHDTFSAKATREHNDTNILAMGERVIGPGLARDITKIWLETEFEGGRHATRVGKITNIEESHS
- a CDS encoding manganese efflux pump MntP family protein, encoding MATALGMDAFSIALGMGMIGLRYKQIFQIGVTIGAFHVLMPLIGIMAGKLISQHFGMLATMIGGGLLVFLGLQMAYSSLKSEEESRMASPEGIGLLVFAITVSLDSFSAGLSLGVLGAKTVLTVLSFGVMSMLLAWAGLLTGSKFKGIIGSYGELLGGCILLGFGIKLLIP